In Silene latifolia isolate original U9 population chromosome X, ASM4854445v1, whole genome shotgun sequence, the following proteins share a genomic window:
- the LOC141620915 gene encoding uncharacterized protein LOC141620915 produces MANLNNTIILENPEDNIILNSSGNDVPSASAILDSSDPLYLHPAESAHPIVVDTKLTGIDNYFEWKRQMEIVICIKRKLGMLTGVVKKPKNDPLRELLGSPTTDYLQRQFSVSNGARKFRLNKELENLEQGDKSICEYFTELRILWQNIELMNDWPPITQMTAEINAWLEAHLKEQDERKLFQFLNNLHPSYSTLRSNILMMTPLPIVEEVAAILQQEEAQRKNYKSSANMDVDNSAFYASQRNEDNIPFCNKCQQKGHPLSSCWRIVGYPVGHPMHQYFPAPQNSQNSEKPTGGQAAGASRGYRSGMQRGRSQKHPTRGNRGKMAATTMTSGGNEDMTGAITLTTAQFDQLMKNQKGKDIAYPNTEKEMEANFAGMALSTSNCLNNKSLEWIIDSGASDHMISDFELLQNCKPLITKPKINLPNGVSSVVSHCGTFQLQNGMTLHKVFYVPTFKHNLLSVQKLVKDEKCVVTFYEHMCVIQDSRTRRIKAFGREDKGIYYLLNNDSPRSPRVCGSITEFNSCKGKSYFVANSGLKDSEGILCNPCTTSDSQCNELTSFNENNGSVWHLRSDNALELVEGASKKFLLSTGIWKQTRCVDRPQQNGVVERKHRHLLEISRAIRDVKFFESMFPCKVKHFGQQMSTLQSEQMPLPRQELYAEEPVLPPSTMPEIPAAEEATLTTAVADPSVRPLRHRKAPEWTKDYECDNLVMAPATVVNVAQLHMARSFAGAATLDSFTPDPTHFHEAIQDQKWVDVMNSELQALAVNNTWVLTDLPKGRKAIGSK; encoded by the exons ATGGCAAATCTTAACAACACAATAATCCTTGAAAACCCAGAAGACAACATCATATTAAACTCTTCTGGTAATGATGTACCTTCTGCCAGTGCCATCCTTGATTCTTCTGACCCACTGTACTTGCACCCAGCTGAGAGTGCTCACCCCATAGTGGTGGACACCAAACTCACTGGGATTGACAACTACTTTGAGTGGAAACGTCAAATGGAGATTGTCATCTGTATCAAGAGGAAGCTGGGAATGTTGACAGGAGTGGTGAAGAAACCCAAAAATGATCCACTGAGAGAGCTGCTTGGATCACCTACAACA GATTACCTTCAGAGGCAGTTCTCTGTGAGCAATGGTGCTCGAAAATTCAGACTCAACAAAGAGCTGGAGAATCTGGAACAAGGAGACAAAAGTATTTGTGAATACTTCACAGAACTGAGGATCCTGTGGCAGAACATTGAGCTCATGAATGATTGGCCACCAATCACTCAAATGACAGCTGAAATCAATGCTTGGTTGGAAGCTCATCTCAAGGAGCAGGATGAAAGGAAGTTGTTTCAATTTCTCAATAACCTGCACCCATCTTACTCCACCCTGAGGAGCAATATCCTCATGATGACTCCTCTTCCAATTGTAGAGGAAGTTGCTGCCATTCTGCAACAGGAAGAAGCACAGAGGAAAAATTATAAGAGTAGTGCAAACATGGATGTTGACAACTCTGCGTTCTATGCCAGTCAAAGGAATGAAGATAACATTCCATTCTGCAATAAATGTCAGCAGAAAGGGCACCCACTGAGCAGCTGCTGGAGGATTGTTGGGTATCCTGTTGGACATCCAATGCATCAGTATTTCCCAGCACCTCAGAACTCTCAGAACTCTGAGAAGCCAACAGGAGGCCAGGCAGCAGGTGCATCTAGAGGTTACAGATCTGGAATGCAGAGAGGAAGGTCTCAGAAACACCCAACCAGAGGGAACAGAGGCAAGATGGCTGCTACAACTATGACTTCTGGAGGAAATGAGGATATGACTGGGGCAATCACTCTGACTACTGCTCAATTTGATCAATTGATGAAAAATCAGAAGGGAAAGGACATAGCCTATCCTAACACTGAAAAAGAGATGGAAGCAAACTTTGCAGGTATGGCCCTCTCTACTTCAAACTGTCTGAACAATAAATCACTTGAGTGGATAATAGATTCAGGCGCCTCAGATCACATGATATCTGACTTTGAACTCTTACAAAACTGCAAACCTTTGATTACTAAACCAAAAATCAACTTACCAAATGGAGTCTCATCTGTTGTGTCCCACTGTGGTACCTTCCAACTTCAGAATGGTATGACACTGCACAAAGTTTTCTATGTCCCCACATTTAAACACAATCTTTTGTCAGTACAAAAACTCGTTAAAGATGAAAAATGTGTTGTGACATTTTATGAGCATATGTGTGTCATACAGGACTCACGTACCAGGAGGATTAAGGCATTTGGCAGGGAAGATAAGGGCATCTACTACTTATTAAATAATGATAGCCCTAGGTCACCTAGAGTTTGTGGTAGTATCACCGAGTTTAACTCATGTAAGGGTAAATCTTATTTTGTTGCCAACAGTGGCTTGAAGGATTCAGAGGGTATTTTATGCAATCCTTGTACTACCTCTGACAGTCAATGTAATGAACTGACTAGTTTTAATGAGAACAATGGTAGTGTTTGGCATCTCAG ATCAGACAATGCTCTTGAACTTGTTGAGGGAGCCAGCAAGAAATTTTTGCTTTCCACAGGGATCTGGAAACAGACCAGATGTGTTGACAgaccacaacaaaatggagttGTGGAGAGGAAACATAGACATTTGCTAGAAATTAGCAGAGCTATCAG GGATGTCAAATTCTTTGAGTCTATGTTTCCCTGCAAGGTTAAACACTTTGGTCAACAGATGTCCACTCTACAGTCTGAACAAATGCCTCTTCCAAGACAGGAACTATATGCAGAAGAGCCAGTCCTGCCTCCCTCCACCATGCCAGAAATCCCAGCTGCTGAGGAGGCCACTCTTACTACCGCAGTTGCAGATCCCTCTGTAAGGCCATTGAGACACAGAAAAGCACCAGAATGGACCAAGGACTATGAATGTGACAACCTTGTCATGGCCCCTGCTACTGTTGTCAATGTGGCACAGCTTCACATGGCTAGATCATTTGCTGGGGCTGCCACTCTTGACAGCTTCACTCCAGACCCAACTCATTTTCATGAAGCTATTCAAGATCAGAAATGGGTTGATGTCATGAACTCTGAATTACAAGCATTGGCTGTCAACAACACCTGGGTTCTAACTGACTTACCCAAGGGTAGGAAAGCCATAGGCAGCAAATGA